A window of Gossypium hirsutum isolate 1008001.06 chromosome D13, Gossypium_hirsutum_v2.1, whole genome shotgun sequence genomic DNA:
ttagggggtccaaagtacaattttacctttactaatttaaaatttttaaaaaattttaagggcttaaatagtaattttacattttaggggggctGGGGCCTATGCCAACCCCCTGTAGATTCACCACTGAGCAACCGtcaagtaattttttttctctgGAAAAATTTTAGAGAGTGTTTATCATTCGTTGTCACAACaagtggattacgtagaggccgaaaCATTTTTATTGCAGCTTGGAATTGACATAAAATTGTGTAATTTGCTTCTTCGATTTTTCAGACGATTAAAGGTAATCATTCATACCTTTTTCACCTTGATTCGTTTCTTGTACATGGATCCTTAGATATGATCGCCAGATTTAATTTTTTTGCTGCGCTATGAGGTGTACTGGTGATCCAACACAGGGGACGTCGATGCCCCAAAACATGTACCTACGGGAACAGAAGAATCTCCCACGTACGGCAATAGTGCGTAGTGCAATTGTGAAGAAAATATGGGGTTAGTGAAATGAAGAGGAACAAGTAAAGTGAACTGACCCAAAAATTGCGTAAACATAGGCAGAGCTTCTTCTTCCGAAGTTGATGACAAACCTATTGTGTGACCACGTCCCCTCCTATACTACTACTGTGGCTGTTGTCGTTGCCTCTTCGGTCGAATTTGCCTACTCTTCACATTTGGAAATAGTAGATACGACTTTTCGACGACTTTGAACCACATTATGTAATCGTTATCTATCGCCATGTTGAGAAAAATGGTTCGCAGATGGGTAAAGATTCCATCCTACGATTCCAAACCTAGATGTGCTCCTGGTGCTTCTCTGCCCAGTCCTCGTCGTTCATCGTGCATTTCCATTGTCGCGTACACTACCAATGGCACATTCGCGTCCCACATATCCCAATTCCCAAACACTTCTTGCGGTATGAAAAATATGATATCAGCGTCGGTGTACGACATCCATTCAAACTAAAAAGTAGAATTATAAATATCGTTACGTAcgatttttttactaataattgtGTAATTAATATATGTTCGAAAGAATAAGTAACCAAGCTCGGCTTCAGAGCATTGATCTAACAACAACCTAAAATCTTCAAGCTCCTCCGGTAATCCCACGTAACTCGGCCCATAGTTCCATCTGTACGGGCGATATGTTAGtcgaaacatataataaataaaaacatttactgtacaaactacatatttattaataaattaaaaaaaattcctctTCACCAATAGGAACACGTATGGATCAGTCACTCTGTGATGTAAAAACGGTAGTCGCCACCAGGCCCACGATTGCAGCAATAGTAGGCAACTATCAATAGACATCGTATTCGGTATCGTATCCCGACAGATCTCCTGATATAACTTGGACAAGATGGAAAATCCCCAACTTAGTTTTCTGCATTTGGTGAAGTTCACTAGATGCAGTAGCCACCTTACGTGCaccaaattttgatatttattggGCATTAAAATTTCCCTGATTATCCTCATGATGAATGCTCGGGCTTATTGTTCTATGACCTCCTCCGTTAGGTCTTCAGAAAGCTCTTTGAAATTATCCTTGAACCAATTTATCGATATCCGACCACCGTTAAACCTGTTCGGGACCTTCTCAATATTGCTCTAGAGAGGTCCACTTTACCAGGAACGACCACTGATCCAGTGATGACTGGCCCATCTATCGGCAAACCTAGTTGTAACGCTACATCTttgagtgtgattgtacactcgccGCATGGAAGGTAAAAAGTGTGTTTTaggtctccatctttccaccaacgcgCTGATTAGTGTAGGATTGAGTTTGCAGCCCCTGAGTATGCGAGACGTATGCAAGAATCCAACCTCTTGCAAGTAGCTACAAAATTGAAGGACCGAAAGCTTTCCTATATTATGTATGAATCCCTCCAAAACACAATCATCCGcctatttataacataaaaaaattatttcaagttatcaaaaaaaaattaattaaatttaagataattgaaaataacaaaatttaaaatttcatcttaCCATTGTTGCTTGGGCAACAAAAATGTGCTTGTCGTCAAAACGAATTAGAGAGGCAACCATTTGTGAGAAATTAATTTGAACAAATAAAATACgagataattaaaaatttatatttttaaatgaaaatatcaataaatttagaacaaaaaaattgagagaatttaagAGAGTTTGAAAGAAAGatgtgaatgaaaaaaatgaaatttaggggtatttataaggtaaaaaaaattatcattggccattaatttttttattgttagtgtgacaacatttaaaaattaaaacagttGATTTTTTTACCATCAATATAATTTTATCGTTGGACGCAATTTCCTTTCAATTCTCCTAAAATTGACCTATTCccataatttacaaaaaaatccaaaagcttaattaaaaaataaaaaccactTTTACGCCTAATTTTACCGATTCTGTATCCTAcaaatcataaataatatatttaaaatatgagtgAATTTAATAAAAAGCATTATAAACTAAAAGTTAAATATATTCAGaataaatttaaacaataaaacttaaaataatataaaagagaaCTCATTTAcatataattacttaaatatcaACAGTGATATTGAATTCGATCCAACTTGAAGCATTCGCTTTTGATTTAACAGTATATATTTTTAGACAtctttattttaagaaatttagtcacTCTTCAATTGGTAACGCTATTAAAATATAACGGAAGTACTTTTATCAAGTTAAactcctaaatataaaaaaaaaataacaaaaattttatgctaataaatataaaatacattaggctaataaatactaaacattaaaaaactataaaacataacttacacGTAAGTTCTTTAAATTTAGTTTCTTCACAGCTTTAAAGTTTAACTTCAGACAGCTCGCATTTGTTCTCGTGACCCTAGGTCACATCTTTCTTGCCAAAGTCATGAGCTCGCCAATCTCAGAGGGTTCACCAATTTTGGTGGGTTTGTAATTTCTAAGAGTTCATCATGTTCAGTCCTTCATATGTATTTATTTGGTATTGTGAGTTCATCACTCTCAAAGAGTTTATCATTCTTGAAGAGTTCACAAAGTATGTTTGCTGCATGAATGGTAGTCTAGGAACATAAACCAAAGAAACTGAGTACTTTCCTGATAAACTTCCATTCTAATTTATCAAGATGAAGTTGCATAGGTGGAAATTGAGAGATAGAAGAGACATCTTTAAATTTAGGAATGAGAGTAATAAGTTCTCGGAAAGGGCATTTGGAACGGATCCTTGAAATCGTCAAGCCAACACCGTTGATGTAATCCATTCGGACCGAAAGCTTTAAGAGATTTAAGGGACCAAATTGCTATATGAGGAGAAGCTGAATTTCCGAAGGCCAATTAAAATCACCATCTAAGGACTTCAAAAAAAAACTGTAAAATGCTTTTACGTATAATCATACTTTACTCTTATGACTGAAAAAGGAAAAAGCAATGCTCGAATTAATCCACTACCAGTAGCCCCATGAGCGACTCCAATatctcttcctcttcctcttcatcTTCCTCCGATTCTGCTTCCATCGCTACCGTCGATCAGGTAaaccccttttctttttttcatttcatttctacAATTCTACTCAAATTACTACCCCCCAATCAAACATCCTACCTTTTTTCTTCTTGTTCATATTGATTGTGATGTAGCTTTATATCTTGTCCACTTCAGTTTATTCAACAAACTATAATCTGAATTCCCAACTTTTCCCttttctgaaaaagaaaaaagaaagtcaTGATCTTTGTTGGTGTCTTCCCCAACAGTGGTTGGTATTGTCCTAATGGGGTTTTATCTTCCCTCTGCGCCGAGAGCCCTGAAGGGTTTGCGGAGGTGTAGCGTCTCGGTTAATGGAGATACCACCTGCAAGTCTCACGGGATAAGTGTCAGTTAATACTATACTGGCATGAtggatatatattatatatatttctttttgcaGAATGTAAGGAGGAATGGGAGAATGATAGATGATGGCGACACGTTTTCTCCAAAGGTGCGTCGTTGGCGTGATGTTTTCTGGTTAGCAATATTCATGCTTCATTTAATTGCGTTGGGATTTGTGCTCGTGCTTCTTGGACTCAATAGGTTTAAGAAATCAGATAGGCTAAACATCGATAGATATACGAATCGAGTTTGGGAGCATAATAATGGATTGACGGAGAATTATTGGCCCAATTATGCTGTTGCCGGTGGGGTTGGGGCCGCCCTTGGATGGATTTGGTTGTTTTTGCTTGGTTCTCATTCTAACCTAATGATGAAGGTTTCAGTTCACATTTTGACAACATACCTTGCTGTGATTAGTGTTTTATGTTTTTGGTGCAAACAATTTTTCTGGGGTGTGGCATTTGCAACCGGTGCTGCGCTGCAGTTCTTGTACGTAATATCAGTTGTGGACAGGTATGGTTTGGGGCTATTCTTTTGTACTCTCGAAATTTGTCACCTAGGATTTATTCTTTGTCGGATGCCTTAAAGAGACAAAATAATAGGTTACAACGCATTTATCTTTTAACTTACTGTTCAAAATTCCTTTTGTTGGCTGAAATATTTCCTTGTTTAGCTTTTATAGATTTTAGGCCATTTCTTTTTCCAATTTATCAAATTGATAGTAATGTTGGAGTACCGCTAGTTGGTGTTCTACCGAGGTTTCGAACAACCTTTTTAGGAATTGAAATGTAAGTTTTGGTTTTGATGGCTTGGCTTGAGAACAAGGAGATACTAGAGTGTTGGTTTGTGCAATTGAGATAACTTTATTAGAATTAGGAAAAGAGTCACGAAGTTGAGTCTGCACATTCTGTATCAACTGAATGAGGATCAGTTTTCCTCATGGaaaatgaaattatgagtttgcaTTAGCTCATGATTTGTCTAGTAGTGAATGCTTAGTATGCATGAATATTCTATCTTTTATGGGGTGATTACTCATTGTAATGGAGAATCATATCCATGCTAATATTAAGCCAAGGTTTGTAGATCTCTGATCATTTCAACGTAGTTAGGAGTAGATAACTCTGTTTTGGAATATCAGATCTTGCAAAACCTACCTTGACCAGATTATTTTTCTGTTTTGACAGACTTCCATTCACCATGCTGGTCTTGCAAAAAGCTGTAAAGATGGTATGGAGTCTTCCTGAAGTTATGAGAGTTGCCTATGCATTTATGGCAGTCATGCTTTTGTGGATGGGCATATGGTCTTTCGGTGCAGCTGGTGTTGTGGCTTCAAGCAGGGGTGACCTCGGACGCTGGTGGCTTCTTGTGGTGAGCTGGCAAGTTTTGCCCTTTATTCCATTTGTTCTTACTGCAATGAGAGTTACAGGAGAGTGCTATTAGAAAAATGATTGATTACGTAGTGATATAAATAGTAATGCTGTCATTTGAACTTGTAGGTTCTCTCTGTAAGCTTGTTTTGGACAGGTGCTGTCCTCTGCAATACTGTACATGTTATAGTCTCTGGGCTGGTGTTTCTTGTACTTATTCATGGTGGTCGAAATGCTTCACCGATGCCTCCCAATCCATTGATGAAATCTCTACGATATGCTGTAACAACATCTTTTGGGAGCATTTGCTATGGGTCACTTTTCACAGCTGCTATTCGGACTCTGCGGTGGAAGGCAAGCATTCCAGCATTTGCTTTTCTCTGACTGGAtcactaattttatttttcaaggtTTAAATGAATGCTTTCTATTTcagtatttaatttcaaaatgcaaTTTAGATCAGGGGATTCCGGTCAAAAATTGGCAACAATGAGTGTTTGTTTTGCTGTGTGGATTTTTTGTTTCAACTTGTGGAGACCCTTGTTCGATTTTTCAACAAGTATGCCTACGTCCAGGTAATTTTATGCACTTCTCTTAGTAATCTTCCTAATGAACTCGTAACTAATTCCTTACAGCACATGTAGCAACATTACATACACTATTTTAGCCTTCTTATATTGACACTAAATACTGATTCAACTTCATGATAGCATTCATGTATCTTAGGGGAATATCAAAATAGTAACTTAGACGTCGTTTGTTGGATGGAAGGGCGTTCCCAGGAGTTTTCGAGTGATTTGTCGCTTTGTTATTTTAGACATGTCCATTTATCCCATGAATTTTCGAGGCAAGAGattctttcatttttccttcCGTCTGTTGGGTGGTTGATGACAGGTTTAGCCACAAAGAAGATTTTCTTTTTCCAAACTAGACCAGTTGATTTCTCATATTAGTCGTAGTGAGAGCTATATAATGTGTCTGCTGTTATGAATTCCTATGAACGATATTCCATTAACTGTAGTATGGTTT
This region includes:
- the LOC107920437 gene encoding CTL-like protein DDB_G0274487, which gives rise to MSDSNISSSSSSSSSDSASIATVDQNVRRNGRMIDDGDTFSPKVRRWRDVFWLAIFMLHLIALGFVLVLLGLNRFKKSDRLNIDRYTNRVWEHNNGLTENYWPNYAVAGGVGAALGWIWLFLLGSHSNLMMKVSVHILTTYLAVISVLCFWCKQFFWGVAFATGAALQFLYVISVVDRLPFTMLVLQKAVKMVWSLPEVMRVAYAFMAVMLLWMGIWSFGAAGVVASSRGDLGRWWLLVVLSVSLFWTGAVLCNTVHVIVSGLVFLVLIHGGRNASPMPPNPLMKSLRYAVTTSFGSICYGSLFTAAIRTLRWKIRGFRSKIGNNECLFCCVDFLFQLVETLVRFFNKYAYVQIAVYGKGFNRAARDAWELFQSTGVEALVAYDCSGAVLLMGTVLGGLITGTCAGVWTWMTWSDRVIMVGSTAMLMGMVLVGLAMVVVESAVTSIYICYAEDPLLIQKWDPQFFNQMSEKLHRRLQHRSALAREILTQPA